A region from the Medicago truncatula cultivar Jemalong A17 chromosome 6, MtrunA17r5.0-ANR, whole genome shotgun sequence genome encodes:
- the LOC120576085 gene encoding uncharacterized protein → MTFTEPVVDAPSNVAAEAMPVEKDLELQRQEVHPSLNIQHGLELWERVREYDARAAAEASATKEELLPVLTRNQKQKLKVQHVLATQPHKPRPRALEISCFNSTVYLAAIYAYNYYVKRRELWDDLTNLQGCFQGSWLFVGDFNCILGAHEKRGRRPPPPLSCEDFLNWTNANVLHHLPTLGSFFTWSNGRFGMENVALRLDRAVCNEAWVNFWHQSTCFALVRHQSDHHPLLLSLVFSSVQHANPFKFFKGWTSHVDCRNLVTEVWSKEVRGRGMLRLQAKLRNVKNSFKAWNRNVFGDVDRQVRLAVDEVNRIQLLIDTEGFSDTLYLQDLEAQMLLTNALNVQEQFWKEKARNQHFIHGDRNTAYFHRVSKIRAATNSISLLQDGDNILSEPSDIELHILSYFQGIFSMDNNCGQNTLVDEIIPALVTKEDNQMLMHFPLSYEIKAAVFALNADGAPGPDGFGGHFYQTFWDVVGSDVVQSVQAFFLHGLVPPNINSSMIVLIPKIQGARAMGDYRPIALANFQFKIITKILADRLACITSRIISVEQRGFVRDRNISDCVIIASEAINSLDKRQYGGNIAIKVDISIAFDILDWNFLIDVLNNFGFSTTFLNWILAILHSARLSILINGNAVGFFSCTLGVRQGDPLSPLLFCLVEEVLSRAISISSTRGRLTNISYCRGSFIPTHVLYADDIMIFCTGLKSNIRELLRIFQRYSKVSGQVINNAKNRFYTGAMSGTRTHMIASLLGFSVGTVPFQYLGCTIFQGKPKAIHFRGIIDKIKNKLATWKGRILSIMGRVQLVKSIIHGMLVYSFHVYLWPRRLLRLLDSWLKNFIWSGDVHTRKVCTVAWKVLCRPWNEGRLDIKPTRLINEALILKLSWDLLATDSQWSNLLKWRYFSNGTPSSRYFKSSVWSGIKEFIGTVLVNSLWIVGNGDSINFWTDNWLGAPLVELLNLDKEFHGHLIGKHSEAIINGALLLPTTIAASGDIQARMDSIVLPSSPLPDLFVWQHSSDGSLSSKHAFAFLCPRATLVPWAEVIWSAAIPPSVSFLYWRIHHGKMPTDDNIRTRGCIVVSVCSLCLQDYETIEHLFLSCAFASCLWDWIGSRLNHFVDASSFDSLMSCRPASCSSQVADIFLAAILHTLHSIWWARNAIHFSAFQPLLHSAKVRIHSSIALSGSTSKGKCMTSDYSFLDSFMVPHHNRRTKDMLLVLWKAPSSPWLKVNTDGSVLGGHAACGGIFRDYLGTFRGAFCCNIGIQSVFYSEVLGFIIAIEFAACKGWRHM, encoded by the exons ATGACTTTCACTGAACCTGTGGTTGACGCACCTTCTAATGTGGCAGCTGAGGCTATGCCCGTGGAGAAGGACCTTGAATTGCAACGACAAGAGGTTCACCCTAGCCTAAACATTCAACATGGCCTTGAATTATGGGAACGGGTCCGTGAATATGATGCTAGAGCTGCAGCTGAAGCTAGTGCCACTAAAGAAGAATTATTGCCGGTTCTCACACGCAATCAGAAGCAAAAGCTTAAGGTTCAACACGTTCTTGCAACACAGCCTCATAAGCCTCGGCCGCGGG CTTTGGAGATTTCTTGCTTTAATTCAACTGTTTATTTGGCTGCTATTTATGCATATAATTACTATGTTAAACGGCGTGAACTTTGGGATGATCTTACTAACCTTCAAGGATGCTTCCAAGGTTCGTGGCTTTTTGTGGGggattttaattgtattttaggTGCTCATGAAAAACGGGGCAGGCGACCTCCGCCACCTTTGTCTTGTGAAGATTTTTTAAACTGGACGAATGCAAATGTTTTACATCATCTCCCTACTTTGGGCTCTTTTTTCACTTGGTCTAATGGTCGTTTCGGCATGGAAAATGTGGCCCTTCGCCTAGATAGGGCAGTTTGTAATGAGGCTTGGGTGAATTTTTGGCACCAATCTACTTGCTTTGCTTTAGTTCGACATCAGTCTGATCACCATCCTCTTTTGCTCTCCCTTGTTTTCTCCTCTGTTCAACACGCCAACCCTTTCAAATTCTTTAAGGGTTGGACATCACATGTGGACTGTCGAAATTTGGTGACTGAAGTTTGGTCTAAGGAGGTTAGAGGTAGGGGTATGTTGCGGTTACAGGCTAAGCTCCGAAATGttaaaaattcttttaaggcTTGGAATCGCAATGTTTTTGGTGATGTAGATAGACAAGTGAGACTAGCGGTGGATGAAGTGAATCGTATTCAACTTTTAATTGACACTGAAGGCTTTTCTGATACTCTTTATTTGCAGGATTTAGAAGCACAAATGCTCTTAACAAATGCCTTAAATGTACAGGAACAATTTTGGAAGGAGAAGGCGCGCAACCAACATTTTATTCATGGTGACCGTAACACTGCTTACTTTCACCGAGTATCTAAAATCCGGGCAGCCACCAACTCTATTTCTTTGTTGCAAGATGGTGATAATATTCTCTCAGAGCCTTCGGATATAGAGTTGCATATTCTATCTTACTTTCAGGGTATTTTCAGCATGGATAATAACTGTGGTCAGAATACTTTAGTGGATGAGATCATTCCAGCGCTAGTTACGAAGGAGGACAATCAAATGCTTATGCATTTTCCTTTGTCGTATGAAATCAAGGCAGCGGTTTTTGCTCTAAATGCGGATGGGGCACCAGGACCAGATGGGTTTGGAGGTCATTTTTACCAAACCTTTTGGGATGTTGTGGGGAGTGATGTGGTTCAATCCGTTCAAGCATTTTTCCTTCATGGTTTGGTTCCTCCTAATATTAATTCCAGCATGATTGTCTTGATTCCAAAGATTCAAGGCGCGCGGGCTATGGGTGACTACCGTCCTATTGCTCTTGCGAATTTTCAGTTcaaaataataactaaaatttTAGCTGATAGGCTTGCTTGCATAACGTCGCGCATCATATCTGTTGAGCAGCGAGGTTTTGTTCGAGACCGTAATATTTCTGACTGTGTCATTATAGCATCTGAGGCTATCAACTCTCTTGATAAACGCCAGTATGGTGGTAATATAGCTATTAAGGTTGACATCTCCATAGCTTTCGACATTCTAGATTGGAATTTCCTGATTGATGTGCTTAACAACTTCGGTTTCTCTACTACTTTCCTCAACTGGATACTTGCTATTCTTCACTCTGCTCgtttatctattttaattaatgGTAATGCGGTTGGATTTTTCTCTTGCACCCTTGGGGTTCGGCAGGGAGATCCTCTTTCCCCTCTTTTATTTTGTCTTGTAGAGGAGGTTCTTAGTAGAGCTATTTCTATCTCTTCTACCAGGGGGCGCCTTACTAATATCTCTTATTGTCGGGGATCTTTTATTCCGACTCATGTGCTGTATGCGGAcgatattatgattttttgcaCAGGGCTGAAGAGTAATATTAGAGAGCTTCTCCGTATTTTTCAGAGATACTCAAAGGTGTCTGGTCAGGTTATAAACAACGCAAAAAACAGGTTCTATACAGGAGCTATGTCGGGCACTCGGACACACATGATTGCTTCTTTGCTGGGTTTCTCGGTGGGAACTGTTCCTTTTCAGTATCTTGGTTGCACTATTTTCCAAGGCAAACCAAAAGCAATTCACTTCCGTGGGATTatcgataaaataaaaaataaattggcaACTTGGAAAGGTCGTATTTTGTCAATTATGGGACGGGTGCAGCTAGTTAAATCAATAATTCATGGCATGCTTGTGTACTCTTTTCATGTGTATCTCTGGCCTAGAAGGTTATTGCGGCTTTTGGACTCGtggttaaaaaatttcatttggaGTGGTGATGTTCATACCAGGAAAGTTTGCACGGTGGCTTGGAAAGTTTTGTGTCGACCTTGGAATGAAGGTAGGCTGGATATCAAGCCTACGCGTTTGATTAATGAAGCGCTAATTCTTAAATTGTCTTGGGATTTACTTGCTACGGATTCTCAATGGTCTAACCTCTTAAAATGGCGGTACTTCTCCAATGGTACGCCCTCCTCACGTTACTTTAAATCCTCGGTTTGGTCAGGTATTAAAGAGTTTATAGGGACGGTCTTGGTGAACTCTTTATGGATAGTGGGCAACGGTGATAGCATCAATTTTTGGACGGATAATTGGTTAGGTGCTCCGTTGGTGGAGTTgttgaatttagacaaggaatTTCACGGTCATCTCATAGGTAAACATTCCGAAGCTATTATTAATGGTGCCTTGTTATTGCCTACGACTATAGCAGCTTCTGGTGACATTCAGGCCCGAATGGATAGCATCGTTTTACCCTCCAGTCCGCTGCCGGATTTGTTTGTTTGGCAGCATTCTTCTGATGGCTCCCTTTCTTCCAAGCACGCCTTCGCTTTTTTGTGCCCGCGTGCCACTTTGGTGCCTTGGGCGGAAGTCATTTGGAGTGCTGCCATTCCGCCCtctgtttcttttctttattgGCGGATTCATCATGGGAAAATGCCCACTGACGACAACATTCGAACCCGTGGATGCATTGTGGTGTCGGTTTGTAGTTTGTGCTTGCAAGATTATGAAACAATTGAGCATCTTTTCCTTTCTTGCGCCTTTGCTTCCTGTCTTTGGGATTGGATTGGCTCTAGGCTGAATCATTTTGTTGACGCATCCTCCTTTGATTCCCTGATGTCTTGTCGTCCAGCGAGTTGCTCCTCCCAAGTGGCCGACATTTTTTTAGCAGCAATCTTGCATACTCTTCATTCTATTTGGTGGGCTCGCAATGCTATCCATTTCTCTGCGTTCCAGCCCTTATTACACTCAGCTAAGGTACGTATCCACTCTTCTATTGCTTTGTCTGGGTCGACCTCTAAAGGTAAATGCATGACTTCGGATTACTCGTTTCTGGATTCGTTCATGGTGCCACATCATAACCGTCGTACCAAGGATATGCTATTGGTTTTGTGGAAGGCGCCGTCCTCCCCTTGGTTAAAGGTTAACACGGATGGCTCAGTGTTAGGAGGGCACGCTGCTTGTGGGGGTATTTTTCGTGATTATCTGGGTACTTTTAGAGGAGCTTTTTGTTGTAATATTGGTATTCAGTCAGTTTTTTATTCGGAGGTGCTGGGTTTTATTATCGCTATTGAGTTTGCAGCTTGTAAAGGGTGGCGGCacatgtaa